The genomic DNA CCCCGAAGCACAAGACGCTCGCGGTGTTCGGGCGCAGCGGCAAGCCGGCGCACCGCTACACGATGCGGCAGGCGATCGAGGAGGGCTTCATCCTCGACGTGCTTAAGAGCTACACGACGTACGCGATCTACTTCCGGCTCCTGAAGTCATGCGAGGACGATCCGAACGTCGAGCGCAAGAAGGCGGCTCGCGCGCTGGCCCGCTTCCTCAAGCTCCATCCGCACAACATCGCCCAGAAGACTGAGGTGATGGTCGAGCATTTCCACGCCGGCCCCCGCCATAAGATCGGCGGGCGCGCGAAGGCGATGGTGGTGACAGGCTCACGTCTCGAGGCTGTTCGCTACAAGCAGAGCTTTGACAAGTACATCAAGGACAAGGGCTACCCGATCAAGTCGCTCGTGGCCTTCTCCGGCGCAGTGCCGGACGACAAGCTCGCCAACGTCTTGTACACCGAGGAGGCAATGAACGGCGGGCTGCGCGAGAAGGAGCTGCCCGAGAGCTTCGCCTCCCCCGAGTACCAGGTGCTCCTAGTCGCGGAGAAGTACCAGACCGGCTTCGATCAGCCGCTCCTCCACACGATGTACGTGGACAAGCGGCTCGCCGGCATTCAGGCCGTACAGACACTCTCGCGGCTCAATCGCATACACCCGGTGAAGGAGGACACCTTCGTCCTCGACTTCGTGAATAACCGCGACGAGATCCGCGAGGCGTTCAAGACCTACTTCGAGGGCGCGGAGATCGGAGAGGAGGTCGACCCGACGCGGCTCTACGCCATCAAGGGCGAGCTCGACGCGGCGGGAATCTACCTCGACGAGGACATCGCGCGGTTCTGCGACGTGTACTTCAAGCCCAAGCAGAAGCAGAGCGCCCTCGACCACCAGGCGATGAACGCCGCGCTCGATCCCGCAGTCTCACGATTCAAGGCGCGCTCCGAGGAGAGCCCCGACGAGACTGAGCTGTGGCGTGGCAAGCTACAGGCGTTCCAGAACCTGTACGGCTTCCTTAGCCAAGTAATTCCGTATCAGGACTCCGACCTCGAGCGCCTCTACGTGTTTGTGCGTCATCTAATGATGAAGCTTCCGCGCCGTGCCAGCGGAGCGGCCTACCAGTTCGATGACGAGGTCAAGCTCGAGTACTACCGGCTGCAGAAGATCAGCGAAGGGTCCATCGCGCTCAAGGACGGCGAGGCGCGGAAGCTTGACGGGCCGGCCGAGGTCGGAAGCGGCGTGCTGCGCGAGCAGCCGGTACCGCTCTCGCAGCTCATCGACGTCGTCAACGAGCGCTTTGGGACCGACTTCAACCAGGCCGATCAGCTCTTCTTCGATCAGATCGTCGAGGCCGCCATGGGTGACGACGGCCTGCGTCGCGCGGCGGCCGTGAACCCGGGCGACAAGTTTGAGCTGCTTTTCAAGAACGTGCTCGAGCGGCTCTTCGTCGACCGAATGGACCAGAATGAGGACATATTCGTTCGCTTCATGAACGATGTGCCCTTCCAGAAGGTGGTGACGTCATGGATGGCCGACGAAGCCTACCGACGGCTACGCACGCCTATCGCAGATACCGCGTCTGCCATGAACAGCCAGGTGCGCCCATTGCTGTCTGTTGTTGAGGCGACTCCGGATCAACGCTACAAGACCCACGTGCCGCTTGTACCGCTCAAGATCGCAGCAGGCTCCTTTGGAACTCCGCAATGGGTTGGGGATGAAGGGCTCGAGTGGGTTGAGGTTAGCACAAGCCACCAACTCCGCCGCGGAATGTTTGTGGCACAAGTCGTCGGAAAGTCCATGGAGCCACTGATTCCAGATGGAGCTTGGTGCTTGTTTCGCGCTTCAGAAGCGGGCACTCGACAGGGCAAGATCGTTCTCGTACAGCTACGCGATGCGACCGACCCGGAAACTGGCGAGCGTTATACCGTGAAGCGGTACGTGAGCGAGAAGACGTCATCGGATGATTCGTGGCGGCATCAACGAATTGTGCTTCACCCAGTCAACCGAGACTATCCGCCCATAGTGCTGTCAAACAGCGACGACGGCGACGTTAGTGTCGTCGCAGAGTTTGTCGAGGTTCTCGGCGCGACCAACACTTAGAGGAATCACCATGTCACCCTCATGCCCATGTCTCGCTGAGACTATGAAAGCGGATCCAAAAGTCGAAAGAATACTGAGGAAGCAAGCGAGCCGCCTTGGTATTCAGTCAAGGCACGATCGAGACTCTCGCTTCGATTCGCCATACTTCCATTCTTGGTCCGTCTCAACCGTAGGCAGATGGCACACAGAGTAGATCGAAAGGCAGGTGAAAAGATCTCAAGGTGGCGGCTGAAGGAGCTGCTAGGTACCGGAGGCAATGCCGAGGTGTGGACAGCTGCCGACGGCGACGGGTCCGTTGTTGCGCTGAAGATTCTCCGACAGATCAAGCCGCAAAGCGAACCGTATCAGCGGATGCGCTCTGAAGTGAGTGCCCTTGAGCAGATCGGCGCACACCCAGGCGTCCTTCCGCTGCTTGAGTCGTCCTTGCCTGAACATCCGTCAAAAAGTGAACCCGCGTGGCTTGCAACGCCCGTTGCTGTGCCGATCCGTGAGGCATTGGCAGGCACTGACAACCTTAGGGATGTAGTGAGTGCTGTCGCCAGCGTCGCAAACACGCTAGCCAGTTTGGCGAAAGTACATGGCATCTACCATCGAGACATTAAGCCAGAGAACCTCTACAGGCTCGGAGATGACTGGGTGGTTGGGGATTTCGGTCTCGTAACATTTCCTGACAAAGAGTCCGTCACTGCCGTCGGCCGACTGATAGGGCCAACATACTACCTAGCGCCTGAGATGTTTCGAGGGGACGTGGTAGATCCAGGTCCAGCAGATGTATACGCATTGGCGAAAACGCTCTGGGTACTTGCATCAGGCCAGTCTTTCCCGATGCCCGGACACCTGTCAATCGATACAGAACTATTTCGATTGAGCGGATTCACTGCTGGCGAAGGATTGCGGCATCTTGACATTCTTATTGATCGGTCGACACGGGTGGACCCAAGGGCAAGACCAAGCATGATCGACATCAAGAACGAGCTACAGGCCTGGTTGGCACCTTCGGCTGAGAGTGATGGCATGCAGTCAGTCTCAAGGAGCGTCGTGGACCAAGTTGCACCTCGGTTTAGTGCTCGAAAAGCCACAATCGCCAGCTACGAACGGCGGAAAGAGATCGCACGTAAGATCGAGAACTACGGCAGAGCTAGGTTACAGGTCGTAATAGATGCGGTCGCTGGTGCAACCGGTCTAGAAGAAGAGCACGGCGTAACGAGCTTTCGAGAGGCGCCAGAGGTTGCGAAGGCGCTTAACACCGGTGAGCCAGGATATCCAAACTTTCGTGCTGTTGCCTTCCATGCACCACGGCTGCCACACGAAAGGGAGAAGCGTACCTCTCTCGTGTTGGGCTTGGCATTTC from Gemmatimonas sp. UBA7669 includes the following:
- a CDS encoding protein kinase domain-containing protein yields the protein MVRLNRRQMAHRVDRKAGEKISRWRLKELLGTGGNAEVWTAADGDGSVVALKILRQIKPQSEPYQRMRSEVSALEQIGAHPGVLPLLESSLPEHPSKSEPAWLATPVAVPIREALAGTDNLRDVVSAVASVANTLASLAKVHGIYHRDIKPENLYRLGDDWVVGDFGLVTFPDKESVTAVGRLIGPTYYLAPEMFRGDVVDPGPADVYALAKTLWVLASGQSFPMPGHLSIDTELFRLSGFTAGEGLRHLDILIDRSTRVDPRARPSMIDIKNELQAWLAPSAESDGMQSVSRSVVDQVAPRFSARKATIASYERRKEIARKIENYGRARLQVVIDAVAGATGLEEEHGVTSFREAPEVAKALNTGEPGYPNFRAVAFHAPRLPHEREKRTSLVLGLAFPMDSDNNTHWFGGFVLFHDRRVAGTWLTTVEVAPAESALSEEAERKVIRQLEQYLDAALLAFVEYVS